The nucleotide sequence TCCTGGATGAAATCGGGGATCTGTCGGCCGGTGTGCAGGTCAAACTGCTGCGCCTGTTGCAGGACCACACCTATGAGCCCCTGGGAGACCACCGCACCCGCAAAGCCGATGTGCGCATCATCGCGGCCACCCACCGCGACCTGGAAAACGCGGTCGAGGAAGGCCGCTTTCGCAGCGACCTCTACTATCGTATTCACGTGGTTCCCATCCACATTCCGCCCCTGAGGGAACGGCGGGAAGACATCCCCCTGCTGGCGGAGTGGTTCGTGCGCCGCTTCAATCACATGCAGGGCCGCCACATCCAGGGAGTGCATCCCGATGCCATGGTCTTGCTGATGGGATACCATTGGCCGGGAAACGTGCGCGAACTGGAAAACGCGATTGAGCGCGCGTATGTCTTGTGCCGGCAGGGGATGATCCTCTCTGAACACCTGCCTGCAGAAATCCGTTCCAGAGATCCGGTAGCCGTCGGTTCGGGACAAACCATCATCCATACCCGGCGCAGCGTGGAAGCCGCTACCATACGTACCAGTTTGGAAAAGCATAACTGGAACCGTGGCGCCGCCGCTGCTGAATTGGGCATTCACCGCTCCACCTTGTTTCGCAAGATGCGCGCCCTGGGAATCCGGGATGAGAAAGAAAGGATTCCCAAATGATGCAAAGCGGCAACAGGTGCGCCAAAGTTGTGTTGCATGTATGCAACATTAAATGCTTTGTGCAAGTTGATGAGAATTTGCTGAAATGTAGAAATATCGGGAAATAAGATCAAAATTTGGCATGAAAATGGATCCTGGCATGACAAATGCTTCTATCCAGTGTCTGCGAGCCGGGCGGCAAAAGCCGCCCGCCGCCGACCAAAAAGGAACGCCGCATGAACCTGGCAGTTAGTGTTTGGCAGGGACGCGTCGCGCCCCTGTTTGATGTCAGCCGCTGCTTCCTCCTGGCAAAGGTGGAAAGTGGGCGGGTGATGTCAAACCGGGAAGTGCTTCTGGAAGAGGTTGACCCGTGGGAACGGGTTCCCCGCCTGAGGGCGCTGGGCGTTACCACGCTGATCTGCGGAGCCGTGTCCAGGCAGTTACAGCACCAGGCCGCGGCGGCCGGGATCCACGTGATCCCCTTTGTCGCCGGCGGCGTAGAAGGCGTTGTCGACGCCTGGCTGCAAGGACGCCTGGAACGGGATGATTTCCGCATGCCCGGATGCGGCATGCGCCGCCGCCAGCGCGGCGGGCGGGGGAGGTGGCGTTCCTGAATTTTAGAAAA is from Candidatus Aminicenantes bacterium and encodes:
- a CDS encoding dinitrogenase iron-molybdenum cofactor biosynthesis protein; translation: MLLSSVCEPGGKSRPPPTKKERRMNLAVSVWQGRVAPLFDVSRCFLLAKVESGRVMSNREVLLEEVDPWERVPRLRALGVTTLICGAVSRQLQHQAAAAGIHVIPFVAGGVEGVVDAWLQGRLERDDFRMPGCGMRRRQRGGRGRWRS